The Phaseolus vulgaris cultivar G19833 chromosome 5, P. vulgaris v2.0, whole genome shotgun sequence genomic interval ACTTAAAATTTGGAGATAAAATAGAGTTAATCTAAACAGAACTAACCATTTGAGTTTGGGGTCAGTGAAAACAGGGCCTTTTTTCATGCATCCTATGTAAGTCTGAGGGTGAGATCGCTCTTTAGCCAGCAGTAGTGAAAGACGGTCtgacattaaaaataaatatgttacaCAAATCTTAATTAATTATAGAGAAATCATTAATCTCATAAACAAAGTTCATCACCATATTTAACCAAGTTAGGCACTGAAAGATATAGCACCTGGCCTTAAGTATATGTCATCATCTGCTTTGACATAAAAGTCTGCTTCAAAAAGTGCATAAGCAGCTTTGAAGAAAGCTAATCTGTAATAAATGACCAAATTCAACTCAGCAACAAACTACTGACATAAAATATAGCAGTTTACTAACCCTCAGCACACACGTTTTGTATGGGAGCTTACTGTACTCCTCTTCTATATCCAGTAAAATGAAATCATCATATTGTGCCACTTCCTTCTGAAGAGCAGACATCTTTGATCTATCACTCGTTCTACCAATCACAAACCTAAAAGCCAAGCCAGTGGCTTCTTCCAAGCTGcaagaaacaaaacaaattttGCTTATCATAATGAATGGAGATAATTCCATTAGATCACATCACTCTCAGACACAAACACCTTCAAAATACCCAACAAAACATACAGCTAACCAGTGGCCTACGTACATTGCAGCTAAAATTCTAGAAATTAGAAATtccaaaatagaaataaaaattgacATTATTACAGATGCCCAAAAAGTATCATATTCATAAAGCAGAAACATAAACTCACTCATCTGGCCTTGGAAAATATACCAGATTAGTATTAACCATTGGTCAAATTGAATGACAATTGTTGATATAATCTGAATAGAATTGATttctacaaaatttaaataattccgTAAAAATAGACTAATTTCACCTTCAGCCGCATCTGTGCACAAATTTTGATATAGTAGATAAATTCAGGCCACACAAATACAGATAAGAACCTAGTATCTTCCATGGCTAAAACTGTAACAACTTATAAAGACATGGCAATGTCAACAACTCCAAGCAATCAAATAGTTAGAAACATATATTCATTTCTACCCAAGCAATCAATTATCACCCTTTTCACTCTCtttctcttcattttcattctttcttttccATTTTTTCTTCACATTGTACACCTCAAAGTACAGTGTAAGGAAAGGAGTATATGTTTATCAGAACTCCCAAGCAACTCCTCTTCCAAAAGCAGATCAGTGATAACAGATTACTATAAGACTACGCAAATCATTCACTTTCTCTTCCATCTTTATTACCCAGATTAGCGAAGAAATCTATACTTAAGTTTTGGCGAAAAACAAATATTGCAAAGATcaggaaataaataaagaaaggGTGTACCCTTGAAGTGCATGTGGATCGGAAGGAAACCAAGTGTTCCTGAGAGATTGGCGCCTGCCCACGGATCCGAAGCCGGTTTGAACTCCCACAAAGGCCATGACTTTGTGTCTGTTATGAAGCGGAGGGTTGTGGTGGGTGGTGGGGCTGTGGTCCCAGAGGACTCGAACCGATGTGGGGGTGCGGTTGGGGCAGGGAGGGTCCAAAAGGGGTCTgaggaaaaggaagaagaaagcggAGAGGAAGAGGCATGCAAAGATGAGGAAGGAGGTTGTGCGAGGGGGAGGACGAGGGTAGAAGGATTTGGGGGAAGAAGAAGGCATGGTTTGAGGAAGTGGAAGAAGCTCCGGGTGTGAGGGAATGGAGGTTAAAGGGTGTGTGGTGTGAGTGAAGATGAGAGGTTGTTGAGAGTGTGAAGGTGAAGTGAAAGAAAGGGATGATTGGGTTTGGTTTATGCTTAGCCAGCAAGCATCTGTTATTGACAGTTATGctgtttctttctctttctctcttcgATCTCGTCACCAAACAAACAACCCATCTTTCTGTGCTtaattttcttctctttttctctcttctttcttATGTCTTTTGGACTTCTTTGTTTATCTTACCCACACCAACACTACAACTTACACAATCTCACATAAAACTATTCATAAATGGAACAAGGGTCCCGATATTTCGATTACGTGCACCaccaaaatattaatattttaatagtcTATGCATCTACTGTACTGTGATATGTTAgaatgtttttcatttttttttttgtagttttcaTATCTTgggtttgtttgttttttttagacGTATTTGCAAAAAATTTTTTGCACTATACGGTTTATTTTTTCTCcggttttgtttttttattaataataacaatactaatattaataacaattttaataataataataattacaataataataataatgttaataatattaatagtaattatAATTGTAGTGGTCAAAAGTGTTTGGAACCTCGATCCAAGTGATTAGGTCAGTTCGATTTGGACAAGTATGAGCCCAAAGGATGGGCCATGAGCTCGACCTAGATATTGGAAGACAActtgaaaaagataattaaaatagaagGAATATTCTAATTGTTTATGATAAATacgctaattaaataccaataaaaGTTGTTGAAAATAAAGTAGTTAGCACCTGAGAATAAAGGTGCATGAGTCAACATAATATTTTATCGTTGTTAAGCACCCGAGAATAAAGGTGCACGTAAGcaatatgtttttctgttatgattatatgtttttttttagattatattcTCCCTGTTGAAATCTCGCTCTGTTGAGATGGGAGAGAACTGTTGAAAGAATATCTATAAAAGGGGGCTTGAGACCCCTAGTAAAGGCACGCTGTTTCTGAATACTTGAGACTGAAACtgatttgatatttttgaatgctctcactgacttgatcgttggagtgtgatcaacaggtagatcCCCTTTTGTCCTAGTGGAGCACCAAGTACCTCGAAGCACTAATTAATCAGAGAAGGAACGTGTCCATTCAATCCGTCTGAGGTCAACCAGTGagaacaataataattttttccacTTAGttagtattatttatttatctttatattcTTAAATCCCAATTTAGTCTAGTCAAATATTTTCttgactaaaataaatatttatcacaaacatatttttgaattggacTTTCTTGATATCattgttataattttattcaaaatgattttttgtaTGCTTAAATGCATATTGTGATTGAATTTAGCATGAaggattttatttattaaagtaaTGGACAATTGAACTTGAGTATGGTTGAGGTTAATGTGTTGGTCATTCAGAAAAAATGGTTTAGGAAATGGTGACCTAATCAAAGTTTTTGCACAATAGTCAATGAGGATGATGAATAAGGTGAACTCATGAGTTTGTTTATCATAcgtgaaatttatttattacatgAAAAATGAAATCGATTACTTTAAACATTTTGAAGAATGCAACATTGGTAACATAAACCCACTAACTAATAAAATTATCCAAcctaaatcataaattataaatattgtacACAACTACAAGTTTGAATGGTCCACTACAATAATTGTACACGAATAATAGTGACATTAGAGAAATTCACCTTGGTGTCCTCCAGTGGAGTCACTTCACACATTCTTCATGCACCACCCCACTGAACAACAACAGTAAGCTTAAAATGTCGGAAATTTGTTTAGTGTGCAAAAATTTGATAACAAGTCACCACTTACTATGACTAACTACGTTGACACTGACATTAAAGATCTTTTCCTCGATGTCCTCAACTGAGGTCACTGTACAAACACCTCATGCATCACCCCACCCAAGAACAACATAAAgctcaaaatttctaaaattacttcATTATACAGAAACTTGGTAGTATATCACCATTTATTCCTACCTAGGTCACCACTTTGTGTTTCTGTCACTAAATACATTGACACTGAGATTACAGAACTTGGTCTTGATGTACTCAACTGGGGTCACTTTACACACACTTCATGCACCACCTCACCCAAGAACACAATAAgcttaaattttcaaaaatttgattAGTGTACAGAAACTCGGTAGCACGTCACCACTTACTGTGGCTAACTACATTCACATTGAGATTAGAGAACTTGACCTTGGTGTCCTCCACTAAGGTCACTTTACACACATGTCATGCACTACCCAAGaacaaaacaaagtttaaatttctaaaattattttattgtacaAAAACTTGGTAATAGGTCACCATTTAATGTGAATGTGACTAACTACATTAACAGTGACATTGACCATCGTGTTCTCCACTGGGATGACTTTACACACATCTCATACACTGCATTGCCCCACCCAAAAACAATACAAAgctcaaaatttctaaaattacttcGTTGTGCAGAAAGTTGGTAGCGGATCACCACTTACTCTGACTAATTAACATTGAAATTAGATAATTGTACATTGGTGTCTTCCATTAAGGTCACTTTACACACACCTCATGCACCACCTTACACAAGAACAACATAAAGCttacaatttataaaattacttaACTGTGCATAAACTTGGTAGTAAGTCACCACTTATTCCTACACAGATCACCAATTACTATGACTATCTCTAACTACATTAATAGTCAGATTAGAGAACTTGACCTTTGTGTCCTCCACTAGGGTTACTTTACACATATCTCATGCACTGCACCATCCtacacaagaacaacacaaaccTCAACATTTCTAAAGTTAATTAATTATGCAAAAAGTTGGTAACAGGGGTCACCACTTATTCTTACACAGGTCACCACTTACTTTGACTAACTACATTAACATTGAGATTAGATAATTGTACCTTGGTCTCCTCTATTGAGGTTACTTTACACATACCTCATGCACCACCCCgcaatataataaaacaaaactcAGATGTTTACATAAGTGGTAGTCCTTCTATAGGGTTTTACCTTTCTGATGAGACCGTTGAAATAATGAACATCCTAAAATATGTTTTGTGGTGGTGTTGATAGAGAATGTAAACCCTGCAAAAGGATGTAAGGATGTAAATGATCAATAAAAATACTATTAAGTTTTactatatgaataatataactATTTCACAAGTTtataatgtttaatgttttaaattttcgaattattttaaagaaacaaTAGGTATGCggatttttttatgtttgaaaattatgaatttcataaattataaaatttataaataaataattgaattgataaaatatattattaataataacatataacttttattatttaaatttttattttattttgagaaaaaaaaagattttcatATCCtctaattaatgatttttttaatcataacaTAAAAATTCGAAAATGTTAGTTCTTGAAAATGTTACTTAAATATAACaattatgagatttttttttaattttaatttttttcaaaaattaaaattttctttttaccAAGCATTTGTGTCATTTAAATTGAATAAAGTGATTTTAATATctcaaaaaatcaattatttaataattaataatatcaaaattttaattatattttttaatttttttaatttaagtatgatatattttattatatgtacTTGTATGTTAGTATTAAAGATGATGACATTATAATATGATTATtccactaattttttttatattacttcaaaataatcaatgtaaaataaaaatagaaagttgtcaaaataatttttttaaaacattataaaaataattttttttaaaatatcatatcACGATTGTCATGTAGAGTtagttgttaaaaaaatatttttattaaaataaagtaaaaaaattataatttaaaaaataaaatatataaaatttctttatttgaaaatttagaTTCACTAGTTCATCATCATTTCATTTGATAATTTCTTGCACATTATAGAAATTAGGTACATATATGAAGTAAGTAGATTTGTTGAAGGGTAAAaaacacatttgaagttgtaatCTGGTGCAATGAAAAGAGTtgtcaaataataattttgcaTGCAAGAAACATGTTATAGTGTGtcagagaaaaaaagaaaaatggtgGTTGAACAACCGATACTGCACTTACTCCACCATACAACTGCATACGTggcaaaattaatattattctaTTAGAGTTGTGGGACTCGCGATAAATAGATTTAGGGTTAGAATGTAAAGAAATCAGGGCTAAGAAATTGGGGCAACTCTTAagttttcttcttcaagttcttATTTCTCATCCTGTGGTACTCTTTCCCTTCATTTCGTTTGTTCCGTTTCACTTGTTGCAAGTGTCGTGTGCATTCTCCTTCATTTTCCTTCATTATCCTTCACGTTCTTGTCGTACTGCAAGTGTCGTGCTCTTCCACCTTTTCAAAGTTTCTCCTCCACCTTCTCTTCCACCGTGGGTTTAGGGATTAGTAATCCAAGGTAGTACATATTCTATTCATTTCTTTATTAAGTGAaagattttatgttgtgtgcTTTGTATTGGGTTTAATGTGTTATTTTCCATGTGCTGACCCTTGTCTGAGCTAAAGTTTGTGTTTAAATTTGATGTGGTCATAGTTGTCTGAGTTTACTATTTGGTTTTTTATGGAGCATGACTTGTTTTTTTGTGGAATCTATTGTTAAAAGTATATATTTGCGTTTACTTGGTTTGTGTAACTATGTATAcgtttttagtatttttttttctccaaaaaaGACATTTTATAAAGTTATTCTGGTCGGGGTGAGGCATGATGTAGGGAGAAAGTgagttaaataagttttttaaaggCCAAGACTATAGGGCAGTGTCAAGTAAGCACAAAATTCACCGAACTTAGAGGATGACaatatgtggtgaccctagTAGGAATATGAGGTGACCCACATTAGACTTTCTGCACAAACCTAGAGAAACTTTTTCTAAAACTGTCTAGTGAGTGTTCGTGTTAGTTCTAAAGGGCATTAGGTGGGGAGAAAGTAGGTTAAATGAATTCTTTAGAGGACATGAGAGTAGGACAGTGTGAAGTAACCACaaaattcactcaacttagaGAGTTacagtatgtggtgaccctagAGGGCATATGTGGCCCACATTACACTTCCTGCACAGACCCAGGGAAACTTTTTCTGGAAATGTCAAGTGAGTGTTCGTGTTGGATGGGGAGAGGCATGAGGTGGGATGAAAGTGGGTTAAATGAGTTCCTTAGAGACCATGAGAGTAGGATAGTGTGAAGTGAGCACaaaaattcactcaacttagagggtgacagtatgtggtgaccctagtaggaatatgtggtgacccaaaTTACACTTCCTGCACAGACCCAGGGAAACTTTTTCTGGAAATGGGAAGTGAGTGTTCGTGTTGGTTGGGGTAGGGCATGAGGTGAGGAGAAAGTGAGTTAAATGAGTTTCTTAGAGGACATGAGAGTAAGACAATGTAAAGTCACCACAAAAATTCACACAACTTAGAGGGTGACAATATGTGGTGACCCTAAAGagaatatgtggtgacccacattacaCTTCTTGCACAGACCCATGGAATCTTTTTCTAGAAATGGGAAGTGAGTGTTCATCTTGATTGGGGAGGGGCATgaggtggggagaaagtgggTTAAATGAGTTCCATATAGTGCATGAGAGTAGGACAATGTGAAGTAACCACAAAATTCATTCAACTTAGATAATGGCaatatgtggtgaccctagAGGGAATATGTAGTGACCCATATTATACTTCCTGCACAGACCCAGagaaactttttttaaaaatgtcaaGTGATTGTTCGTCTTGGTTGGGGAGAGAAGTAAGGTGGGGAGAAAATGGGTTAAATGAGTTACTTAGACGCCATGATAGTAAGACAGTGTGAAGTGAGCACAAAAATTCACCCAACTTAGAGGGTGACAGTATGTGGTCACCCTAGAtggaatatgtggtgaccccACATTACACTTCTTGCACAGACCCAATGAAACTTTTTCTAAAAATGGGAAGTGAGTGTTCATCTTGGTTGGGGAGGGGCATGAGGTTGGGAGAAAGTGGGTTAAATGATTTCCTTAGAGGTCATGAGAGTAAGACAGTGTGAAGTGACCACAAAAATTTACTCAACTTAGAGGGTgacagtatgtggtgaccctagtAGGAAAATATGGTGACCCACATTACACTTTCTACACAGAGGCAGGGGAACTTTTTCTGGAAATGGGAAGTGACTGTTCGTCTTGATTGGGGAGGTGTAGTGCGTagaactcaaactcataaaaaccTCTCTCAAGCAGGATTGCTTTCCAAGATCCAATAATCTTCCACACAAGCTacaactttttagttaaatcaaTGTGTGTGAGAGGTTTATCCTCCTTAGATAGAATAATTTGACCATGTAGATGGGTCTTGCAATCCTCAAGACCGGGCAAGTAATCTTCCTCTTCAACCCGTACAAAAACCATGTCCTCATTGATACAAAGTTTAGGTAGTTGGGACACAGGGATGTCACAAGTATTGCCAAAGGTCTAGCAATTTTTTTCCTATGTCCTTGCATAACAAATGCCTTCTTAGTTGGAACCACTTCGTTCTCTTTCAAACAATCCCAAGGTATCAAGAAATTGGAAGAGGCCTCTACCATTCTTGAAGTTCCACAAAACTCCAAGAAAAGACACCCTTAACCCTACAAAACCACTGCCAGCAACACTCACATacatttctttataaaaatcttGACTTGACCACAAATTAGATCTAGCTATATGAAAAATGGGGCCACTTTTTTTGTGTGCAATGCCTTGATACCCTCGCCAATAGCACCCGCACACGttcattgataaaaatattGACTTTACcacaatttttgataaaaatctTGACTTTACCACAAATTAGAACTGGCTACACAAAAAGGTGGCAACTTtacaaaaaaatgtatttaaggAAAGAATACACCTTGTATGCAAACTAGAGAACCGTCGCGCCACCACCAACGTCTTTGCAGACTTCCGTGTTGCCACCAACCAACACCCACTACCCCTGCGCCACCATCGTTCACCACCAAGCTGGAGAATGAACAAGCACTCACACAAACCCCAGCCACACCAAAATCATTCAGTGGAGAGAGAATAAAGCTAAAATCTTATCTTTCTATTATCCTCTAACTTGGTGACTTGTTTGATGCAAGtttaattacttaattaattaGTATTTAGGTTAGTATAACCTTTTTCATGTATTTACAACGTCAggtaattcatatttttttgcaACTAACTTCAATGATcgtaacataaaaaatattttaattacgaTCAAGTTGCAtacacaaataataaataatatttgatttcaaattaattttaatcacaATGATAAAACTGTTat includes:
- the LOC137835140 gene encoding probable beta-1,3-galactosyltransferase 13 — its product is MPSSSPKSFYPRPPPRTTSFLIFACLFLSAFFFLFLRPLLDPPCPNRTPTSVRVLWDHSPTTHHNPPLHNRHKVMAFVGVQTGFGSVGRRQSLRNTWFPSDPHALQGLEEATGLAFRFVIGRTSDRSKMSALQKEVAQYDDFILLDIEEEYSKLPYKTLAFFKAAYALFEADFYVKADDDIYLRPDRLSLLLAKERSHPQTYIGCMKKGPVFTDPKLKWYEPLSNLLGKEYFLHAYGPIYTLSADVVSSLVALKNNSFRMFSNEDVTIGAWMLAMNVNYENSPELCAPHCTSTSIAVWDIPKCSGLCNPEKRMLELHQQESCAKTPTLDSDE